A stretch of the Rhizobium sullae genome encodes the following:
- a CDS encoding TIGR01459 family HAD-type hydrolase, giving the protein MVFDRPILLTGISELSEAYDGFIIDLFGVVHNGQTAFAGAIDCLAHLNARGKRVVLLSNSPRRNQEVSHQLVGMGITDALYDALITSGELVFEALSGSESGGRPRLGSRFYHIGPDELSKLLTGTGKCAVTALENADFVLVTGTVEGETLSERDALLNACHDLRLPMICANPDLEVLIGDRRLECAGAIAARYETIGGKAWYFGKPHQQAYAKALSVLALPPSSVVCIGDGLNTDVLGANRSGIDAMLVAGGIHKSELRSRQDGDIHWEQLDDSIYLHQAYPRFVTNCFSW; this is encoded by the coding sequence ATGGTATTCGATAGGCCAATTCTTCTCACGGGCATTTCTGAGCTCTCGGAAGCCTACGACGGTTTCATCATCGATTTGTTTGGCGTGGTCCACAATGGGCAGACCGCTTTTGCCGGAGCAATCGACTGCCTTGCTCATCTTAACGCCCGCGGCAAACGCGTCGTTCTGTTGTCGAATTCGCCGCGCCGCAATCAGGAGGTATCACACCAGCTCGTCGGGATGGGAATTACCGACGCGCTCTATGACGCGTTGATCACGTCCGGTGAACTGGTCTTCGAAGCCTTATCTGGATCTGAAAGCGGAGGGCGCCCGCGATTGGGAAGTCGTTTTTATCATATAGGTCCGGACGAGCTATCAAAATTGCTGACCGGCACGGGCAAATGTGCCGTCACTGCACTCGAGAATGCCGACTTCGTCTTGGTCACCGGGACGGTCGAGGGTGAAACCCTTTCGGAAAGGGATGCGCTGCTTAATGCCTGCCATGATCTTCGGCTCCCAATGATCTGCGCAAATCCTGATCTTGAGGTGCTGATCGGCGACCGGCGCCTGGAATGCGCAGGCGCGATTGCCGCGCGTTACGAGACAATTGGCGGAAAGGCATGGTATTTCGGAAAGCCACATCAGCAGGCTTATGCAAAGGCACTCAGCGTTCTGGCGCTGCCGCCGTCTTCCGTAGTCTGCATAGGGGACGGATTAAACACCGATGTCCTCGGCGCGAATCGTTCGGGAATTGACGCCATGCTCGTGGCGGGCGGGATTCACAAGTCGGAATTGCGATCTCGTCAGGACGGTGACATCCATTGGGAACAGCTCGATGATTCGATTTATCTGCACCAAGCGTATCCTCGCTTCGTCACAAATTGCTTTTCCTGGTGA
- a CDS encoding HlyD family efflux transporter periplasmic adaptor subunit translates to MAVPMGWHATGYLMASVLVAVVLFLSIASYARIVTATGVILPDSGVAAVMPPRSGVVMKMMVHDGDLVKEAQELVAVRSEDYLVSGESASQKVAQMLARQNASITEQLIEVKNDQASQTAQFDAQIAGYRTQIEKLQNQIVLQRDLVASIEQDVERIRGLVDKGIVPKRDVLLREDSLTERRQQMAVLESTLTERRSDLSDAERMLDQVKARANEKIAALQSQREDINRSIAANEQSRAYVIRSPIAGTVSGLTAKIGEPLNAQQALMSIVPLNAPLHAQLDVPNAAVGFVEVGQAVRLAIDTFPYQSFGTIAGRVKSLSKSPVNRGNGTNTNLNYLVTVELERQSIMAFGKPQALFAGMTLSARIATARQSLLEWLFEPLFALQRR, encoded by the coding sequence ATGGCGGTGCCCATGGGGTGGCACGCAACTGGCTATCTGATGGCCAGCGTTCTTGTTGCCGTTGTCCTGTTCCTCTCCATTGCAAGCTACGCCCGGATCGTCACCGCGACGGGCGTGATATTGCCTGATAGCGGCGTGGCTGCGGTGATGCCGCCGCGTTCCGGCGTCGTCATGAAGATGATGGTCCATGACGGCGACCTGGTAAAGGAGGCTCAAGAGCTCGTGGCTGTACGCTCCGAGGACTACCTGGTGAGCGGTGAATCGGCGTCCCAGAAAGTCGCACAGATGCTCGCCCGGCAAAACGCAAGTATTACCGAGCAGCTGATCGAGGTGAAGAACGATCAAGCCTCCCAGACTGCGCAATTCGACGCGCAAATAGCCGGCTACCGGACGCAAATCGAGAAACTGCAAAATCAGATCGTCTTGCAGCGAGACCTGGTCGCTTCGATCGAGCAGGACGTTGAGCGGATCCGGGGGCTGGTGGATAAAGGGATCGTTCCAAAACGTGACGTGCTTTTGCGCGAAGATTCGCTCACGGAACGGCGGCAACAGATGGCCGTCCTCGAAAGTACATTGACGGAGCGACGGTCGGATCTATCCGACGCCGAGCGGATGCTCGATCAGGTCAAGGCAAGGGCGAACGAGAAAATTGCCGCACTTCAATCTCAGCGTGAGGATATCAATCGCAGCATTGCCGCCAATGAACAGTCCCGCGCCTACGTCATCAGGTCCCCGATCGCCGGAACCGTTTCTGGGCTCACGGCCAAGATCGGCGAACCGCTGAACGCGCAGCAGGCGCTCATGAGCATTGTGCCCCTGAATGCCCCGCTGCACGCGCAACTGGACGTCCCGAACGCAGCAGTCGGCTTCGTGGAAGTCGGACAGGCGGTGCGCCTGGCGATCGATACCTTTCCCTATCAGAGTTTTGGAACGATCGCGGGGCGCGTCAAGAGCCTCTCGAAGAGCCCGGTCAATCGCGGCAATGGCACGAATACCAACCTGAATTATCTCGTAACGGTAGAGCTCGAGCGGCAGAGCATAATGGCCTTCGGTAAGCCGCAAGCCCTGTTTGCGGGCATGACATTGTCCGCCCGAATTGCGACGGCCCGTCAGTCGCTGCTCGAATGGCTGTTCGAACCCCTGTTCGCGTTGCAAAGACGATAG
- a CDS encoding C45 family autoproteolytic acyltransferase/hydolase, giving the protein MSRRFPIVVLYGPPFERGRQHGSLFSSSIRAALDALRERAGEAGWSAAEKVAGSSWTYLLGQHPQIAAEIKGIAAGAGFSPLDIYCLNGFEFFDEPAPTGCTSVAVSTSAGAVVGQNWDGPVGTEEQLVLIVHCERGLQYTMITSPGTLGWVGFNNRGFAFVTNDLMLDRSATGIPSLVARRLIIRQRRVEDAIAVLRSIDHMGGRCYLFGDETGAVGGVEISPKAGVISLEGPAIVHTNHPVTDPLLPHECVDVAAAVYPSSQARLHTLNRLRHLLDGKEGVQRALSDTSGAPDAICKSFSADEPTQTAFSFIFGCRLMEAALSVGRPATNAYHDYAPVDPVLRHVAVRSA; this is encoded by the coding sequence ATGTCGCGACGCTTTCCTATCGTAGTTTTGTATGGCCCTCCATTCGAGCGCGGTCGCCAGCATGGGTCTCTCTTCTCCTCTTCGATCCGAGCGGCTCTCGACGCGCTCCGGGAGCGGGCGGGGGAGGCGGGTTGGAGCGCTGCAGAAAAGGTCGCTGGTTCGTCGTGGACATATCTTCTGGGCCAACATCCGCAGATCGCTGCGGAAATTAAGGGGATTGCAGCGGGTGCAGGATTTTCTCCGCTCGACATCTATTGCCTGAACGGCTTCGAGTTTTTTGATGAGCCGGCGCCGACGGGCTGCACAAGCGTGGCCGTCTCGACATCGGCAGGCGCAGTTGTTGGCCAAAACTGGGACGGGCCGGTCGGAACCGAAGAGCAGCTTGTTCTTATCGTGCATTGTGAGCGGGGTCTTCAATACACAATGATCACGTCACCGGGCACGCTCGGCTGGGTCGGCTTCAACAACCGCGGCTTTGCCTTCGTCACCAATGACCTGATGCTGGATCGATCGGCAACTGGCATCCCGAGCCTGGTCGCCAGGCGCCTGATCATCAGGCAGAGACGGGTTGAAGATGCCATTGCTGTTCTGCGGTCGATCGATCACATGGGCGGCCGCTGCTATCTGTTCGGGGACGAGACGGGCGCTGTCGGAGGTGTGGAGATCTCTCCCAAAGCGGGCGTCATTTCCCTTGAGGGGCCGGCTATCGTCCATACCAATCATCCTGTGACAGATCCCCTCTTGCCGCACGAGTGCGTGGACGTGGCCGCGGCAGTCTATCCGTCGAGCCAAGCCCGCCTGCATACCCTCAATCGTCTCCGGCACTTGCTTGACGGTAAAGAAGGTGTCCAACGGGCGTTGAGCGACACCTCCGGTGCGCCGGACGCGATATGCAAGTCTTTTTCCGCCGACGAGCCGACGCAAACGGCGTTTTCTTTCATTTTCGGGTGTCGCTTGATGGAGGCCGCACTGTCCGTCGGGCGCCCCGCCACGAACGCCTATCATGACTACGCACCGGTGGACCCGGTCCTGCGTCATGTGGCCGTCAGGTCTGCCTGA
- a CDS encoding acyl-homoserine-lactone synthase, with protein MLQIIHGKQANDQALMEAIWRYRHRRFVEELGWEAIRRVDERERDAYDTSRTIHLVLTHRHSIIGYSRLLPTTFPHLLSKVYPEIMEGKPYPCGPRVFEWGRCAAEKAAPRIDNVAAVDLLMTGVLEYLVLVGAEAVIIEAHPKLVEMMKGRGYPVRYLCKPALYNGETMVAAAVYPSATVLQHHRLAYGITQSLLPPNLQWRLNRIRDLPVDHHPIWKDSTRGTR; from the coding sequence ATGCTTCAAATTATCCACGGCAAGCAGGCCAATGACCAAGCGCTCATGGAGGCCATTTGGCGTTATCGCCATCGCCGCTTTGTGGAAGAGCTTGGCTGGGAGGCCATACGCCGCGTGGATGAACGCGAGCGGGATGCCTATGACACGTCCCGCACCATTCACCTCGTTCTGACTCACCGGCACAGCATCATCGGCTACTCGCGGCTGCTCCCCACGACCTTCCCGCACCTTCTCTCAAAGGTATACCCTGAGATCATGGAGGGGAAACCGTACCCATGTGGCCCACGCGTCTTCGAATGGGGACGATGTGCAGCGGAAAAGGCGGCCCCGCGGATTGATAACGTTGCGGCTGTGGACCTGTTGATGACCGGCGTTCTGGAGTACCTGGTGCTTGTTGGCGCAGAGGCTGTGATCATCGAGGCGCATCCGAAGCTTGTCGAGATGATGAAGGGTAGAGGCTACCCTGTCCGGTACCTGTGCAAGCCAGCGCTTTACAATGGTGAGACGATGGTTGCCGCTGCAGTTTACCCGTCAGCAACCGTGCTTCAACACCATCGATTGGCTTATGGCATAACGCAATCTTTGCTCCCGCCCAACCTTCAATGGCGGCTGAATCGCATTCGCGACCTACCCGTCGATCATCACCCGATCTGGAAAGACTCAACTCGTGGGACTAGGTAG
- a CDS encoding helix-turn-helix transcriptional regulator has protein sequence MNRILANLMFDFLKACDAAHASIELSGLVGKVVTELGFESFAMAALPLRHERLEGRFLLKGWPREWFERYLHNNYIHRDPVVDLVRQNDKPIIWSKAIDHRGLAPKARQIMKEAAQFGLVDGLTIPVHSNAGLDGVFSVSGPRLDISTEENNLLRIVAASAFARLLDLKGIKNKIRKPVAVTRSESECLAWCVAGKTDLEIGRITGRSQRTVQIHLRNLQQKLQAKNRAQLIAEAFRQGLQR, from the coding sequence GTGAACAGGATTTTAGCCAACCTCATGTTTGATTTTCTCAAGGCATGCGACGCAGCGCATGCGTCCATCGAACTGTCGGGTCTCGTCGGCAAAGTGGTAACGGAACTTGGATTTGAGAGCTTTGCGATGGCAGCATTGCCTCTTCGCCATGAACGGTTAGAGGGCCGCTTTTTGCTCAAAGGCTGGCCTCGGGAATGGTTCGAGAGGTATCTTCACAACAACTATATCCACCGCGATCCGGTCGTCGATCTCGTCAGACAAAACGACAAGCCGATCATCTGGTCGAAGGCGATCGACCACCGGGGACTCGCGCCGAAAGCGCGACAGATCATGAAGGAGGCGGCTCAATTCGGGTTGGTGGACGGCCTCACCATTCCGGTACACTCCAATGCCGGGCTGGACGGTGTTTTCTCAGTTTCCGGCCCACGCCTCGATATCTCGACGGAAGAAAACAACCTGTTGCGCATTGTTGCCGCGAGCGCCTTTGCCAGGCTTCTGGATCTCAAAGGCATCAAAAACAAGATTCGCAAACCTGTGGCTGTCACGCGCAGCGAGAGCGAATGCCTTGCATGGTGCGTAGCGGGCAAAACAGATTTGGAAATTGGCAGGATCACCGGCCGGTCGCAAAGGACCGTACAGATCCACCTGCGTAATCTCCAGCAAAAACTGCAGGCCAAAAATAGAGCCCAGTTGATCGCGGAAGCGTTCCGGCAGGGCCTGCAGCGATAA
- a CDS encoding helix-turn-helix domain-containing protein: MAQNYPLERPAFPVEETASNPVSLHPVDQEVGRRIRVRRQQLRISQAALGAGVGVSFQQIQKYERGVNRVSSSVLYEIAAVLDVPMGYFFETLSKPDCGSSAALSRKAEVREEFIATDEGQRLVDAFMAIPKKMRPKFISLLATFSSADD, encoded by the coding sequence ATGGCACAGAACTATCCGCTTGAAAGGCCGGCATTTCCGGTTGAGGAAACAGCCAGCAACCCGGTCTCACTTCACCCCGTCGACCAAGAGGTCGGAAGACGCATTCGTGTACGCCGTCAGCAATTGCGAATTTCTCAGGCCGCGCTCGGTGCGGGCGTTGGTGTTTCATTCCAGCAAATCCAAAAGTACGAGCGTGGCGTTAACCGCGTCAGTTCGTCTGTACTCTATGAGATTGCTGCGGTCCTTGACGTACCAATGGGCTATTTCTTTGAGACGCTCTCGAAGCCTGATTGTGGCAGCAGTGCAGCATTGAGCCGCAAGGCCGAAGTACGTGAGGAATTCATAGCGACTGACGAGGGTCAACGGCTGGTGGATGCATTCATGGCGATACCGAAGAAGATGCGTCCGAAGTTCATTTCTCTCCTGGCCACTTTCAGCAGCGCGGACGACTGA
- a CDS encoding alpha/beta hydrolase family protein has translation MLSTSRFYADARAVWGYEPSHDGTLMAWWGSKLGVRAVFVGELVGAKLNLLATFKGGVVHFGWRRYANLLVLTQNDRLWEVDPRRPQTRTDVTPKGLRTWQVIAESRHAADGQSILSYDRNPTFADLYSARADGNGKRLIEQNNGRTESWLLNDAQVPCLRVELTSSGMRRYLHRAGEKEPWRELAIIEPEDTLIVWRTDRNGKSYEALSNRQRDKVALVFLDPATGAESVLAGDNNVDVSDAFRFTPAEPTDVAVIHDGYPRYLALSERGAVFTELIFDRGRHCDVEISGSSKNGSLVTVAISYDEEPYQHYLLDLNQGKKTLLAPSARRPLPAPSAVTRPVSFKARDGERIPALLTLPVDASCPVPSIVMAHGGPARHDRWGYDVEKSFLASRGYAILSVNYRGSTGFGKRYQSLGYRQFGRRIQDDIADAGLWLIAEGIARKGKLAVAGESYGGFEAALAMSSDDKLYSAAIIDYAILDLPYQMQNNPAGWGLFLSQVIRYFGDPDEPGELAQMRTFSPVHNVKKLHGSFLLTAGLEDAVVGFEQTKAFENGLRGAGLDVTALYFRREGHGYLGWQTKLVRAREIEMFLKRMLGGRAKKIDAFAWLLKHWIRRRFMKRH, from the coding sequence TTGCTTTCCACCAGCCGATTTTACGCTGACGCGCGCGCCGTATGGGGATACGAACCAAGCCACGACGGCACGCTGATGGCATGGTGGGGTTCCAAACTCGGCGTTCGTGCCGTGTTCGTTGGGGAGCTTGTTGGCGCAAAATTGAATCTGCTCGCCACTTTCAAAGGCGGTGTCGTCCATTTTGGTTGGCGACGATACGCGAACCTTCTTGTTCTCACCCAGAATGACCGCCTGTGGGAGGTCGATCCCAGGCGGCCGCAGACAAGAACCGACGTGACACCAAAAGGATTGCGAACCTGGCAGGTCATCGCGGAATCACGACATGCCGCCGACGGCCAATCGATCCTTTCATATGACCGAAACCCCACCTTTGCCGACCTTTACTCAGCGAGGGCAGACGGAAACGGCAAGCGGCTGATCGAACAAAATAATGGCCGGACGGAAAGCTGGCTGTTGAATGATGCCCAGGTCCCGTGCCTCCGCGTTGAACTCACCTCGTCCGGAATGAGGCGCTATCTTCACCGAGCCGGCGAGAAAGAGCCGTGGCGGGAACTCGCGATCATTGAACCCGAAGATACGCTCATCGTTTGGCGCACGGACAGAAACGGCAAGAGCTACGAGGCTCTCTCAAACCGGCAACGGGACAAAGTTGCGTTAGTGTTCCTGGATCCCGCAACCGGCGCTGAATCCGTTCTCGCCGGAGACAACAACGTAGACGTATCGGACGCATTCCGCTTCACGCCCGCCGAGCCGACGGATGTCGCCGTCATTCATGATGGCTATCCCCGGTATCTCGCGCTGTCGGAAAGAGGCGCGGTTTTCACTGAGCTCATTTTTGATCGCGGCAGGCATTGTGATGTTGAGATATCAGGCTCGTCAAAGAATGGCTCCCTCGTCACTGTCGCAATTTCTTACGATGAAGAACCCTATCAGCACTACCTTTTGGACTTAAATCAAGGGAAGAAGACGCTCCTTGCCCCGTCCGCTCGACGGCCGCTGCCCGCTCCATCAGCGGTAACCAGGCCCGTGAGCTTTAAGGCCAGAGACGGCGAGCGGATACCAGCGTTGCTGACACTTCCGGTGGATGCCTCCTGCCCCGTCCCAAGCATCGTGATGGCCCATGGCGGCCCTGCACGACACGACCGCTGGGGTTACGATGTCGAGAAAAGTTTCCTTGCAAGCCGTGGATACGCGATCTTATCCGTCAACTATCGAGGCTCCACCGGCTTCGGGAAAAGATACCAATCCCTGGGTTATCGGCAGTTCGGGCGACGGATCCAGGATGACATTGCCGATGCCGGGCTTTGGCTGATCGCAGAAGGCATAGCCAGAAAGGGAAAACTTGCTGTTGCCGGCGAAAGCTACGGCGGGTTCGAAGCCGCACTGGCGATGAGCAGTGATGACAAGCTTTATTCGGCGGCAATCATCGATTATGCGATTTTGGATCTACCCTACCAGATGCAGAACAACCCTGCCGGTTGGGGATTATTCCTGAGCCAGGTCATACGCTACTTCGGAGATCCGGACGAACCTGGGGAGCTTGCGCAAATGCGGACCTTCTCACCGGTCCACAACGTGAAGAAATTGCATGGCTCGTTCTTGCTCACTGCCGGCTTGGAAGATGCGGTCGTGGGATTTGAACAAACGAAAGCGTTCGAGAACGGATTGCGCGGCGCGGGCCTCGATGTCACGGCTCTCTACTTCCGGCGCGAAGGTCATGGGTACCTGGGCTGGCAGACCAAACTGGTTCGAGCACGCGAGATTGAGATGTTTCTGAAGCGGATGCTGGGTGGCAGGGCAAAAAAGATAGACGCATTCGCCTGGTTGTTAAAGCACTGGATTCGGAGGCGTTTTATGAAGCGACATTGA
- a CDS encoding DMT family transporter, whose amino-acid sequence MHMLATQAWTILFWRSLFGAVFVGGFALLRGEPVLIWETLAIGRLGLVASILSSAAMLAFIPALRHTSVANVALIFATLPLVIGIISRLLVDEPLSARSAAACVGVLLGAAVIFWGSAYASEASLVGDMLAVVMTVAMALMAVALRLYQGRSVLGVVMLSNIMTMIFAALMSTSLTVSLREVAILACFGLFQMALGLILFSVGARSLPSAQVALITTLEAPLSPLWVWLFFDDRPKILTVLGGALILCVMASYLFAEGRQPSGSGNLDGDAKRDGIR is encoded by the coding sequence ATGCATATGCTTGCCACGCAGGCTTGGACGATCCTCTTTTGGCGCAGCCTCTTTGGTGCCGTCTTCGTTGGCGGCTTCGCACTCTTGAGGGGCGAGCCCGTCCTGATCTGGGAAACGCTGGCAATCGGCCGCCTGGGATTGGTCGCCTCAATTCTGTCGTCGGCAGCGATGCTGGCTTTCATTCCTGCCCTGCGACACACCTCTGTTGCAAATGTCGCGTTGATCTTTGCCACGCTTCCGCTCGTCATCGGCATAATTTCTCGGCTTCTGGTCGATGAACCACTCTCGGCGCGTTCAGCGGCTGCTTGCGTCGGTGTATTGCTGGGCGCGGCTGTGATCTTTTGGGGCTCCGCCTACGCGTCCGAGGCGAGCCTGGTGGGTGACATGCTTGCTGTTGTGATGACGGTCGCCATGGCGCTCATGGCGGTTGCACTTCGACTTTACCAGGGTCGCTCCGTCCTCGGCGTGGTCATGCTTTCGAACATCATGACGATGATCTTTGCTGCATTGATGTCGACATCCCTGACGGTGTCTCTTCGGGAGGTGGCGATCCTTGCTTGCTTCGGCCTGTTTCAAATGGCGCTCGGCCTGATCCTCTTCAGCGTGGGGGCTCGCAGCCTGCCAAGCGCTCAAGTCGCATTGATCACGACGTTGGAAGCGCCGCTTTCGCCATTATGGGTATGGCTGTTCTTTGACGATCGCCCGAAAATTCTGACTGTTCTCGGCGGTGCCCTGATCCTCTGCGTAATGGCGTCATACCTTTTTGCCGAGGGGCGGCAACCATCAGGCTCCGGCAATCTAGACGGGGACGCAAAGCGCGATGGTATTCGATAG
- the alr gene encoding alanine racemase — MTALTAATVSAVVKSDAYGLGLEAVASGLAAAGCQSFFVADLSEAEKLRRILPRAAIYVLAPGYAADPTPYHKRSLVPVCNSPEDAICAALSVERAPYAVNLETGFHRFGLTFDDVRRLAQTETHVPALALSHLACAETRDAPANALQWNRFVSMCEMLRPRRRSLGASAAIWLGRRFHFDIIRAGSALYGLQMPTADPSPIRPVVRLCAPLVAVQTVSKREAVGYAATFATSRVTRIGTLALGYSHGLPFAAANRISVSIGPHEAPLIGRVAMEYVTLDLTDVPESLCRPGIAVEVVGPHFSVDDLARTAQTNPQEVLLRLGAGCRRRYVNSPVGAAGGWGR, encoded by the coding sequence TTGACCGCTCTGACTGCGGCGACCGTATCGGCCGTGGTCAAAAGCGATGCCTATGGTCTCGGGCTGGAGGCGGTTGCCAGCGGCCTGGCTGCCGCTGGCTGCCAGTCTTTTTTCGTGGCCGATCTAAGCGAGGCCGAAAAGCTGCGACGCATCTTGCCACGTGCAGCGATCTACGTACTGGCGCCGGGCTATGCGGCAGACCCGACTCCGTATCATAAGCGAAGCCTGGTGCCCGTGTGCAACTCGCCGGAGGATGCGATCTGTGCGGCTCTATCCGTCGAAAGGGCTCCATATGCGGTCAACCTGGAAACCGGCTTTCACAGGTTCGGCTTGACCTTCGATGACGTGCGCAGACTGGCGCAAACAGAGACGCATGTCCCGGCTCTCGCGCTGAGCCACCTTGCTTGCGCAGAGACGCGTGACGCGCCCGCAAACGCGCTGCAATGGAACCGCTTCGTCTCGATGTGCGAAATGTTAAGGCCACGAAGAAGAAGCCTTGGCGCGTCGGCGGCGATCTGGCTCGGCCGGCGCTTTCACTTTGACATCATTCGCGCCGGATCGGCTCTTTATGGCCTGCAAATGCCGACGGCCGATCCGAGCCCCATTCGTCCCGTCGTCAGGCTCTGCGCGCCACTGGTGGCGGTTCAAACCGTTAGCAAGCGTGAAGCAGTGGGCTATGCCGCGACGTTTGCGACATCGCGCGTTACGCGCATCGGTACTCTGGCACTCGGTTATTCGCATGGCCTTCCCTTCGCTGCGGCGAACCGGATTTCCGTCAGCATCGGTCCGCATGAAGCACCGCTCATCGGTCGTGTGGCAATGGAATATGTCACGCTCGACCTTACTGACGTTCCTGAAAGCCTTTGCCGGCCGGGTATCGCTGTCGAAGTTGTCGGTCCGCATTTCTCGGTCGACGATTTGGCGCGTACTGCGCAAACAAATCCCCAGGAGGTTCTGCTTCGTTTAGGCGCCGGTTGCCGACGCCGCTACGTCAATTCTCCCGTTGGGGCGGCTGGGGGCTGGGGTCGATGA
- the rctB gene encoding SMa0974 family conjugal transfer regulator, translating into MAADDQSIREAGAYGHAVESYVLASNPCDLIEQISLPISHLARRVNGKGTERTLVFDEGKAIVRGFEGGLLLWVCASNLVVRHALQILLESSLFLATSENRLMISWYPTAGEPFVVIEGLLGHIITIPPVKRGDDCQTICKTTASDVKNCPALREDQ; encoded by the coding sequence GTGGCAGCTGACGATCAATCAATACGAGAAGCCGGAGCCTATGGGCATGCTGTCGAGAGCTATGTCTTGGCGTCGAACCCGTGCGACCTCATTGAGCAGATTTCCCTGCCGATCTCCCATCTCGCCCGGAGGGTCAATGGCAAAGGGACGGAACGGACGCTAGTCTTCGATGAAGGCAAGGCAATCGTCCGGGGCTTCGAGGGAGGCCTCCTGCTATGGGTCTGTGCCAGCAATCTCGTCGTCCGCCACGCTCTTCAGATACTGCTTGAGAGCAGTCTCTTTCTCGCAACGTCGGAGAACCGGCTGATGATTTCCTGGTATCCAACTGCAGGCGAGCCTTTTGTGGTGATCGAGGGGCTGCTGGGACACATCATCACGATTCCACCGGTTAAGCGCGGCGATGACTGCCAGACCATCTGCAAAACTACCGCTAGCGACGTGAAGAACTGCCCAGCCTTGCGAGAGGATCAATAG